A genome region from Baekduia alba includes the following:
- a CDS encoding FAD binding domain-containing protein: MKPFRYVRPGSLEEATAVLAGNAGDACVIAGGQSLLLGMKDRRERPSVLVSLQDVPETRGICYADDGTLTLGAATTYWTLHTHDLPKGAHAILPEIAGDIADVPVRRMGTVGGALCQAEPAFDFPLAAVLGDAELELASSRGTRRLAAADFLHGPRKTDLAPDEVLARIHFPASAPTVRSGFVKHRLRRFDSAIASAGCLIDVDAAGRVVAANVACGAVCPVPTRLTAVEEALVGRGVEEDLAAMARSRASDGLPDELANPMIMAGYKRDVLPVLVYRVVAAATNGRD, translated from the coding sequence ATGAAGCCGTTCCGCTATGTCCGTCCCGGCTCGTTGGAGGAGGCGACCGCGGTCCTGGCCGGGAACGCCGGCGACGCGTGCGTGATCGCCGGCGGGCAGAGCCTGCTGCTGGGCATGAAGGACCGCCGCGAGCGGCCGAGCGTCCTCGTGTCGCTGCAGGACGTGCCCGAGACGCGCGGCATCTGCTACGCGGACGACGGCACGCTGACGCTCGGCGCCGCCACGACGTACTGGACGCTCCACACGCATGACCTGCCCAAGGGGGCGCATGCGATCCTGCCCGAGATCGCGGGCGACATCGCCGACGTCCCGGTCAGGCGCATGGGCACCGTCGGGGGCGCGCTGTGCCAGGCCGAGCCGGCCTTCGACTTTCCCCTCGCCGCGGTGCTCGGCGACGCGGAGCTCGAGCTCGCCTCCAGCCGCGGCACGCGCCGGTTGGCGGCCGCCGACTTCCTGCACGGGCCGCGTAAGACCGACCTCGCGCCCGACGAGGTGCTCGCGCGCATCCACTTCCCCGCCAGCGCGCCCACGGTGCGGTCGGGCTTCGTCAAGCACCGCCTGCGGCGCTTCGACTCGGCGATCGCGTCGGCGGGATGTCTGATCGATGTCGACGCCGCCGGTCGTGTGGTCGCGGCCAACGTCGCGTGCGGGGCGGTGTGTCCGGTGCCCACGCGCCTGACGGCGGTCGAAGAGGCGCTCGTCGGCCGCGGCGTCGAGGAGGATCTGGCGGCCATGGCTCGAAGCCGGGCGTCCGACGGGCTGCCCGACGAGCTGGCAAATCCGATGATCATGGCCGGCTACAAGCGCGACGTCCTGCCCGTGCTCGTGTATCGCGTCGTTGCCGCCGCCACCAACGGGAGGGACTGA
- a CDS encoding metal-sulfur cluster assembly factor — translation MDTEQVRQILGEVIDPELGINIVDLGMLQGVEIEGGRVEVSLSLTSMSCPFWELFSEQVTAAVRTVEGVEDVVVHFDRGRPWSPDLMTDEARANLETVGLMPPRFRQPCAGQPAHSQLISLMPAVLARSARAAKER, via the coding sequence GTGGACACCGAGCAGGTCAGACAGATCCTGGGCGAGGTCATCGACCCCGAGCTCGGCATCAACATCGTCGATCTCGGCATGCTTCAGGGCGTCGAGATCGAAGGCGGGCGCGTCGAGGTCAGTCTGAGCCTGACGTCGATGAGCTGTCCCTTCTGGGAGCTGTTCTCGGAGCAGGTGACCGCGGCGGTACGCACGGTCGAGGGCGTGGAGGACGTGGTCGTGCACTTCGACCGGGGACGCCCGTGGTCGCCGGACCTCATGACCGACGAGGCGCGCGCCAACCTCGAGACGGTCGGGCTGATGCCGCCGCGCTTCCGGCAGCCGTGCGCCGGTCAGCCGGCGCACAGTCAGCTCATCTCGCTGATGCCCGCGGTCCTCGCCCGCAGCGCGCGTGCCGCTAAGGAGCGCTGA
- a CDS encoding alpha/beta fold hydrolase, translated as MTAGPSLWLDALGLEVRFRDVSGIRTRCLEAGDGPPAIVMHGIEASAENHVRNLAALGTRRRVVAPDLLGHGLTDKPDGGYDIADYGRHVLALMDALGIERADLVGQSLGGWIACWLALEAPDRVGALVLNTMAGLPVAGADGWEAFAGLVARSAQAVESLDRALIRRRLEWVVADATTVTDELVELRRRLWDQPGWQRIAGRVVTLLTPERYVPQQIDEAALARIEAPVLVLWTRANPVHGLDAAERAVAALPRGRLAIVEDAGHWPQFEQPDAFNAAVLDFLPDPSTTGGGSRTASRGEARNTTTAA; from the coding sequence ATGACCGCAGGTCCGTCGCTGTGGCTCGACGCGCTCGGACTCGAGGTGCGCTTCCGTGATGTCAGCGGCATCCGGACGCGCTGCCTCGAGGCGGGCGACGGTCCGCCGGCGATCGTGATGCACGGCATCGAGGCGTCCGCCGAGAACCACGTTCGCAACCTGGCGGCACTCGGGACCCGGCGGCGCGTCGTGGCGCCGGACCTGCTGGGCCATGGGCTGACCGACAAGCCCGACGGCGGCTACGACATCGCCGACTACGGGCGTCACGTGCTCGCGCTGATGGACGCCCTCGGCATCGAGCGCGCCGATCTCGTCGGGCAGTCCCTGGGTGGCTGGATCGCGTGCTGGCTGGCGCTCGAGGCGCCCGACCGCGTGGGCGCGCTGGTGCTCAACACGATGGCCGGGCTGCCGGTCGCCGGCGCCGACGGCTGGGAGGCCTTCGCCGGGCTCGTCGCGCGCAGCGCCCAGGCGGTCGAGTCGTTGGACCGCGCGCTGATCCGGCGCCGGCTCGAATGGGTCGTCGCGGACGCGACGACCGTCACCGACGAGCTGGTCGAGCTGCGCCGCCGCCTGTGGGATCAGCCGGGGTGGCAGCGCATCGCCGGGCGCGTCGTCACGCTGCTGACGCCCGAGCGCTACGTGCCCCAGCAGATCGACGAGGCGGCGCTCGCGCGCATCGAGGCCCCGGTGCTCGTGCTGTGGACGCGTGCCAATCCGGTCCACGGCCTCGACGCCGCCGAGCGCGCGGTCGCGGCGCTGCCGCGCGGACGGCTGGCGATCGTCGAGGACGCCGGGCACTGGCCGCAGTTCGAGCAGCCCGACGCCTTCAACGCCGCCGTTCTCGACTTCCTGCCGGATCCGTCGACGACCGGAGGTGGATCCCGAACAGCCTCGCGAGGGGAAGCGAGGAACACCACGACGGCTGCGTGA
- a CDS encoding xanthine dehydrogenase family protein molybdopterin-binding subunit has translation MATVETETHSGPLIGRPMRRKEDMRLLTGRARFLEDIKLPGTLFASVLRSPHAHARIRGIDVERARSMPGVHAVLTGRDLDGKVVAWGHQTQALPVGERLPFALDKVYYEGQEIAAVVADSKHLAADALEAIEVDYEILPAVVDVEAAMEPGAPQVIEHIDYPRGEGNVFDLYKARIGDIAEAEREAAVHVRGTFVTNRPHGAALEVHGCIADYDTREGHLTVYSSTQSVYLLRDLLAESLHVPANRIRVMAYDIGAGFGSKADLFQHEVIASVLAMMLGRPVQLVLSRADVFRATTARCNQVRYAELFVAADGMILGYRDRIVHNAGAVSMWGNQILPLGTHIGLAAYPIPNVYIDGYAVHTNTTSGGALRAFGVPQQIFPMESLVEMAAKELGMHSAELRMKNVPRAEECPRTSPMGHYIDSTSIHACIQKVTEAIGWDEHRANRRPGEGLGMAIALKHTSCRHPSVDTDVSSVRMKIETDGTVTLHSSDVPHGQGHETMVSQIVGDILGVDFDKIRVRSSDTETTVFGLGTWGSRGAAILGAAVQAASERVRERMLQLAGHLLEVNPDDLEVGGDRVFVKGSPNSGMSIAEVAGVAGYATHSLPEGFEPGSLEATATYDSPTDLLTDESYGNISVTYSGGAHAGRVHVDVETGIWKIVDYAMVHDTGVVVNPLIVDGQHHGGFLHGFGMVFGEGLRYDDEGHMLNPSFATYAAPYAPDLPDLSNLHEIPAPSRVVPGGRKGAGESATAQPPAVVANAIEDAIGIRFTILPITPDHVLAALREKERRGVDHLTYPYDVADAPGPHEWRGVGHGEASR, from the coding sequence ATGGCCACGGTCGAGACCGAAACGCACTCAGGCCCGCTGATCGGACGCCCGATGCGGCGCAAGGAGGACATGCGGCTGCTGACCGGCCGCGCGCGGTTCCTCGAGGACATCAAGCTGCCGGGGACGCTCTTCGCGAGCGTGCTTCGCAGCCCGCACGCGCACGCCCGGATCCGCGGGATCGACGTCGAGCGGGCCCGCTCGATGCCCGGCGTGCACGCCGTGCTCACCGGCCGTGACCTGGACGGCAAGGTCGTCGCCTGGGGCCATCAGACACAGGCGCTTCCCGTCGGTGAGCGGCTGCCGTTCGCGTTGGACAAGGTCTACTACGAGGGCCAGGAGATCGCCGCCGTGGTGGCCGACAGCAAGCACCTGGCGGCCGACGCGCTGGAGGCGATCGAGGTCGACTACGAGATCCTGCCCGCCGTCGTCGACGTCGAGGCGGCGATGGAGCCCGGCGCCCCGCAGGTGATCGAGCACATCGACTACCCGCGCGGCGAGGGCAACGTCTTCGACCTCTACAAGGCCCGCATCGGCGACATCGCGGAAGCCGAGCGCGAGGCCGCGGTCCACGTCCGCGGCACGTTCGTCACGAACCGCCCGCATGGCGCAGCGCTCGAGGTGCACGGGTGCATCGCCGACTACGACACCCGCGAGGGACACCTGACGGTCTACAGCTCGACCCAGTCGGTGTACCTGCTGCGCGACCTGCTCGCCGAGTCGTTGCACGTCCCGGCCAACCGCATCCGCGTGATGGCCTACGACATCGGCGCCGGCTTCGGCTCCAAGGCCGACCTGTTCCAGCACGAGGTGATCGCCTCGGTCCTCGCGATGATGCTGGGCCGCCCGGTGCAGCTCGTGCTGTCGCGCGCCGACGTGTTCCGCGCCACCACCGCGCGCTGCAACCAGGTCCGCTACGCCGAGCTGTTCGTCGCCGCGGACGGGATGATCCTCGGCTACCGCGACCGCATCGTCCACAACGCCGGCGCCGTCTCGATGTGGGGCAACCAGATCCTGCCGCTCGGCACCCACATCGGGCTGGCCGCCTACCCGATCCCCAACGTCTACATCGACGGCTACGCGGTCCACACGAACACGACGTCGGGCGGGGCGCTGCGCGCGTTCGGGGTGCCGCAGCAGATCTTCCCGATGGAGTCGCTGGTCGAGATGGCCGCGAAGGAGCTCGGGATGCATTCGGCCGAGCTGCGGATGAAGAACGTGCCGCGGGCCGAGGAGTGCCCGCGGACGAGCCCGATGGGCCACTACATCGACAGCACCAGCATCCACGCCTGCATCCAGAAGGTGACCGAGGCGATCGGCTGGGACGAGCACCGCGCCAACCGGCGCCCCGGCGAGGGCCTGGGCATGGCGATCGCGCTCAAGCACACGAGCTGCCGGCACCCGTCGGTCGACACCGACGTCTCGTCGGTGCGGATGAAGATCGAGACCGACGGCACGGTCACCCTCCACTCGAGCGACGTGCCGCACGGCCAGGGCCACGAGACGATGGTCTCGCAGATCGTCGGCGACATCCTTGGCGTCGACTTCGACAAGATCCGGGTCCGCAGCTCCGACACCGAGACCACGGTCTTCGGGCTCGGCACCTGGGGCAGCCGCGGCGCCGCGATCCTCGGTGCCGCCGTCCAGGCCGCCTCCGAGCGGGTGCGGGAGAGGATGCTGCAGCTGGCCGGGCACCTGCTGGAGGTCAACCCGGACGACCTCGAGGTCGGGGGCGACCGCGTCTTCGTCAAGGGCTCGCCCAACTCCGGCATGTCGATCGCCGAGGTGGCCGGCGTGGCGGGCTACGCGACGCACTCGCTGCCGGAGGGCTTCGAGCCCGGCTCGCTCGAGGCCACGGCCACGTACGACTCGCCGACCGATCTGCTGACCGACGAGAGCTACGGCAACATCAGCGTCACCTACTCGGGCGGAGCGCACGCGGGGCGGGTCCACGTCGACGTCGAGACCGGGATCTGGAAGATCGTCGACTACGCGATGGTGCACGACACGGGCGTGGTCGTGAACCCGCTGATCGTCGACGGCCAGCACCACGGCGGGTTCCTGCACGGCTTCGGCATGGTCTTCGGCGAGGGCCTCCGCTACGACGACGAGGGCCACATGCTCAACCCGAGCTTCGCCACGTACGCCGCGCCGTACGCGCCGGACCTGCCGGACCTCTCCAACCTGCATGAGATCCCGGCCCCGTCTCGGGTCGTGCCCGGCGGACGCAAGGGCGCCGGCGAGTCGGCGACCGCGCAGCCGCCGGCGGTGGTCGCCAACGCGATCGAGGACGCGATCGGCATCCGCTTCACGATCCTGCCGATCACGCCCGACCACGTGCTCGCCGCATTGCGCGAGAAGGAGCGACGCGGGGTCGACCACCTCACGTACCCCTACGACGTCGCCGACGCCCCCGGGCCGCACGAGTGGCGCGGCGTGGGCCACGGGGAGGCGAGCAGATGA
- a CDS encoding GntR family transcriptional regulator — MSLHRLSEDRRGGARRRSAPAGGPLGGERLMTRRSPVHPLQNVSLVDQVVGTLRDRIDNGELEPGAVLRIDELARELGVSRTPVREAISALEAQGVVVRRTNYPPTVFTPSRSEVLECYEMRTVLEPLAASFALPNLADEALDHLEALVSAMDQVGSPNFFALNREFHEGLYQAADRPFLLETIDGLIRRSDPYIRIYFKTHDLEETQRGHRRILDSLRRRDDAELQSAIVDHLQGVVNGMLDVIDGDGPE; from the coding sequence GTGTCGCTGCACCGGCTATCAGAAGATCGTCGAGGCGGCGCTCGACGCCGCTCAGCGCCTGCGGGCGGCCCGCTCGGTGGCGAGCGGCTCATGACGCGACGCAGCCCGGTACACCCGCTGCAGAACGTCTCGCTCGTCGACCAGGTCGTCGGCACGCTGCGCGATCGCATTGACAACGGCGAGCTCGAGCCCGGTGCGGTTCTGCGGATCGACGAGCTCGCGCGCGAGCTCGGGGTGTCGCGCACGCCGGTCCGCGAAGCGATCTCGGCGCTCGAGGCCCAGGGCGTCGTCGTGCGCCGCACGAACTATCCGCCGACCGTCTTCACGCCGTCTCGCTCAGAGGTGCTCGAGTGCTACGAGATGCGCACGGTCCTCGAGCCGCTGGCGGCGAGCTTCGCGCTCCCGAACCTGGCGGACGAGGCCCTGGATCACCTCGAGGCGCTCGTGTCCGCGATGGATCAGGTCGGCAGCCCGAACTTCTTCGCCCTGAACCGTGAGTTCCACGAGGGGCTGTACCAGGCGGCGGACCGGCCGTTCCTGCTGGAGACCATCGACGGTCTCATCCGGCGGTCTGACCCGTACATCCGCATCTACTTCAAGACGCACGACCTCGAGGAGACGCAGCGCGGCCACCGCCGGATCCTCGACTCCCTGCGTCGACGCGACGACGCTGAGCTGCAGTCGGCGATCGTCGACCACCTGCAAGGGGTGGTCAACGGGATGCTCGATGTCATCGACGGCGACGGGCCGGAATGA
- a CDS encoding amidohydrolase family protein, with the protein MTTIVIHNCDVIDGMGNAPRRGVDVVIEGSRIQSVEAAATDGAAQPGPADAVHIDASGKTLMPGLIDAHCHMTYGESMTQEEQDIFTSVEGRTLRAAWNVQKVLAAGVTGISQPGGSYFIGVAIRDGIAERRIKGPRMTSAGRYITTSNGLTDWYPDDAGVIEGGIGIRCNTLDAMIAEVRRQVKNGVDFIKLADSPFGDYQSFRDEELVTIADLAHQLNKRCTIHARGNAETRAAVLAGFDWIMHGNLLTESTVELLAERQTPLVPTLLLLEVWAEYGDLIGSPPFIVEASKRMLERTAESLHMCRAAGVKLVVGTDTGFAMTPYGEWHAKELELLMKYGGLTELEAITAATYNAGVTLNLENEIGGVAPGMLADLLVVDGDPSQDIAVLQDPARIETIILDGEVVDVDRDLESWSNESSMTYTHGYLTRDVVSAAGAGEPPAMPIVRTRANPIAE; encoded by the coding sequence GTGACCACCATCGTGATCCACAACTGCGACGTCATCGACGGGATGGGCAACGCGCCGCGGCGCGGAGTCGACGTCGTGATCGAGGGCAGCCGCATCCAGTCGGTCGAGGCGGCGGCGACGGACGGCGCGGCGCAACCGGGACCGGCCGACGCCGTGCACATCGACGCAAGCGGCAAGACGCTGATGCCCGGCCTGATCGACGCCCACTGCCACATGACCTACGGCGAGTCGATGACGCAGGAGGAGCAGGACATCTTCACCAGCGTCGAGGGCCGCACGCTGCGAGCGGCGTGGAACGTGCAGAAGGTCCTCGCGGCCGGCGTCACCGGCATCTCGCAGCCGGGCGGCAGCTACTTCATCGGCGTCGCGATCCGCGACGGCATCGCCGAGCGTCGGATCAAGGGCCCGCGGATGACCTCCGCCGGCCGTTACATCACCACCAGCAACGGGCTGACCGACTGGTACCCCGACGACGCCGGCGTGATCGAGGGCGGCATCGGCATCCGCTGCAACACCCTCGACGCGATGATCGCCGAGGTTCGGCGACAGGTGAAGAACGGCGTCGACTTCATCAAGCTCGCCGACAGCCCCTTCGGCGACTACCAGTCCTTCCGCGATGAGGAGCTGGTGACGATCGCGGACCTCGCGCACCAGCTCAACAAGCGCTGCACCATCCACGCGCGCGGGAACGCCGAGACGCGCGCCGCCGTGCTGGCCGGCTTCGACTGGATCATGCACGGCAACCTGCTGACCGAGTCCACCGTCGAGCTGCTCGCCGAGCGCCAGACGCCGCTCGTGCCCACGCTCCTGCTGCTCGAGGTGTGGGCCGAGTACGGCGACCTGATCGGCTCGCCGCCGTTCATCGTCGAGGCCTCGAAGCGGATGCTCGAGCGCACCGCGGAGAGCCTCCACATGTGCCGCGCGGCAGGCGTCAAGCTCGTCGTCGGGACCGACACCGGCTTCGCGATGACGCCCTACGGCGAGTGGCACGCCAAGGAGCTGGAGCTGCTCATGAAGTACGGCGGCCTGACGGAGCTCGAGGCGATCACCGCCGCCACCTACAACGCCGGCGTCACGCTCAACCTGGAGAACGAGATCGGCGGGGTCGCGCCGGGCATGCTCGCCGACCTGCTCGTCGTCGACGGCGATCCGTCGCAGGACATCGCGGTCCTCCAGGACCCGGCGCGGATCGAGACGATCATCCTCGACGGCGAGGTGGTCGATGTCGACCGCGACCTGGAGTCGTGGTCGAACGAGTCCTCGATGACCTACACGCACGGCTACCTGACGCGCGACGTCGTGAGCGCGGCGGGCGCCGGCGAGCCTCCGGCGATGCCGATCGTGCGCACCCGCGCCAACCCGATCGCCGAGTGA
- a CDS encoding superoxide dismutase: protein MPFEVPPLPYAYDALEPHVDDQTMRLHHDKHHQAYVDKVTAALAGTEHAERPIAELIADLGSVPEEKRAAVRNNGGGHLNHTLFWESMSPTGGGEPNDALAAAIDAAFGSFAAFKEQFEAAGIARFGSGWVWLVADGDSLAIVTTANQDNPVSDGRQPLLGNDVWEHAYYLSYQNRRPEYLKAWWNVVDWAKVGARYEEATASRN, encoded by the coding sequence ATGCCCTTCGAAGTTCCGCCCCTCCCCTACGCCTACGACGCGCTCGAGCCCCACGTCGACGACCAGACGATGCGCCTGCACCACGACAAGCACCACCAGGCCTACGTCGACAAGGTCACTGCAGCGCTGGCGGGAACCGAGCACGCCGAGCGGCCGATCGCCGAGCTGATCGCCGACCTTGGCTCGGTCCCCGAGGAGAAGCGGGCAGCGGTCCGCAACAACGGCGGCGGCCACCTCAACCACACGCTGTTCTGGGAGTCGATGAGCCCGACGGGCGGCGGTGAGCCGAATGACGCGCTGGCCGCTGCGATCGACGCGGCCTTCGGCTCGTTCGCGGCGTTCAAGGAGCAGTTCGAGGCGGCCGGCATCGCCCGCTTCGGCTCCGGCTGGGTCTGGCTGGTCGCCGACGGCGACTCGCTCGCGATCGTCACCACCGCCAACCAGGACAACCCCGTCTCCGACGGCCGGCAGCCGCTGCTCGGCAACGACGTCTGGGAGCACGCCTACTATCTCAGCTACCAGAACCGCCGGCCCGAGTACCTGAAGGCCTGGTGGAATGTCGTCGACTGGGCGAAGGTCGGAGCGCGCTACGAGGAAGCGACGGCTTCGCGGAACTAA
- a CDS encoding RidA family protein, giving the protein MRRALFTDPREPVFDSHFSPGFLAGPLVFVSGQLPLDERGAVEGGDDVEAQARRVFRNIERVLAEAEATLRDVVQVNVFLLDIGDIPRIANLRRELFGEHPPASTAVEVSGLVVPGCKIEINAVALRDGAWVADRS; this is encoded by the coding sequence ATGAGGCGCGCGTTGTTCACCGACCCGCGCGAGCCGGTCTTCGACAGTCACTTCTCCCCCGGCTTCCTCGCTGGTCCGCTGGTCTTCGTCTCCGGGCAGCTGCCGCTCGACGAGCGCGGCGCCGTCGAGGGTGGCGACGACGTCGAGGCGCAGGCCCGCCGCGTGTTCCGCAACATCGAGCGCGTGCTCGCGGAGGCCGAGGCGACGCTGCGCGACGTGGTTCAGGTGAACGTCTTCCTGCTCGACATCGGCGACATCCCGCGCATCGCGAACCTGCGGCGGGAGCTGTTCGGCGAGCATCCGCCGGCGTCCACGGCGGTCGAGGTCTCCGGGCTGGTGGTGCCCGGCTGCAAGATCGAGATCAACGCGGTGGCGCTGCGCGACGGCGCCTGGGTCGCCGACAGGAGCTAG
- a CDS encoding XdhC family protein: MNTTQRTTEVGASWLEQGKRVVCALLIEVEGSAPLDAGASMLVAESGEIEGSITGGCVEGAVATEARNVLAGGPPRTVTYGISDQLAGTVGLTCGGTVHIFVHELSGAAGDVELAARRAIAAGRPVAVATLLDGAGAGSKLAVIDGEAVGSLRGPELLDASVTRDAAGLLAQGRTGIRRYGADGAVLGAELAVHVRSFATPPRMLIFGAIDFSAALAPLAAALGYRVTIVDPREPFIRSPRYASVAEIVVGWPQDALEGHELGPRDAILVFTHDPKLDEPALRGALATGAGYIGALGSRKTTADRNRRLLELGVREAELARVMAPCGLDIGSSTPEEAAIAILAEIVARRNGRGGEPLVGVRGAIHAHLGGDA, from the coding sequence ATGAACACCACGCAGCGCACCACCGAGGTCGGAGCTAGCTGGCTCGAGCAGGGCAAGCGCGTCGTCTGCGCGCTGCTGATCGAGGTCGAGGGCTCGGCGCCACTCGACGCCGGCGCCTCGATGCTGGTCGCCGAGAGCGGCGAGATCGAAGGATCGATCACCGGCGGCTGCGTCGAGGGCGCCGTCGCGACCGAGGCACGGAACGTCCTCGCCGGCGGTCCGCCGCGAACCGTCACCTACGGGATCTCCGACCAGCTCGCCGGCACGGTCGGGCTCACCTGCGGCGGCACCGTCCACATCTTCGTCCACGAGCTGTCCGGCGCGGCCGGCGACGTCGAGCTGGCCGCCCGCCGGGCGATCGCCGCCGGGCGCCCGGTCGCCGTGGCGACCCTCCTCGACGGCGCGGGGGCCGGCTCCAAGCTGGCGGTGATCGACGGCGAGGCGGTCGGCTCGCTCAGAGGCCCCGAGCTGCTCGACGCCTCGGTTACCCGCGACGCCGCCGGGCTGCTCGCCCAGGGCCGCACCGGGATACGTCGCTACGGCGCCGACGGTGCCGTGCTCGGCGCCGAGCTGGCGGTCCACGTCCGCTCGTTCGCGACGCCGCCGCGCATGCTGATCTTCGGCGCGATCGACTTCTCCGCCGCCCTCGCCCCGCTCGCCGCGGCGCTGGGCTACCGGGTGACGATCGTCGACCCGCGCGAGCCGTTCATCCGCTCGCCCCGCTACGCGTCGGTGGCCGAGATCGTCGTCGGCTGGCCTCAGGACGCGCTCGAGGGCCACGAGCTCGGCCCACGCGACGCCATCCTCGTCTTCACCCACGACCCGAAGCTGGACGAGCCGGCGCTGCGCGGCGCGCTCGCCACGGGCGCCGGGTACATCGGCGCCCTTGGCAGCCGCAAGACGACCGCCGACCGCAACCGGCGCCTGCTCGAGCTCGGCGTCCGAGAGGCGGAGCTGGCACGCGTGATGGCGCCCTGTGGACTCGACATCGGCAGCAGCACGCCCGAGGAGGCGGCGATCGCGATCCTCGCGGAGATCGTCGCCCGCCGCAACGGCCGCGGCGGCGAGCCGCTGGTCGGCGTCCGCGGCGCGATTCACGCCCACCTCGGGGGAGACGCGTGA
- the moaA gene encoding GTP 3',8-cyclase MoaA, whose amino-acid sequence MVREQLRDGHGRDIGDVRVSVTDRCNFRCQYCMPADGLPWLEREEILSFEEIGRLVGLLASMGVGSVRLTGGEPLVRRDLPRLAKLLRSTPGVEELALTTNGYLLERHAAALVGAGVDRFNVSIDSLQRDRFYALTRRDALPQVLRGLAALAALPQAHPVKVNAVGIRGFTETEAIPFARFAREHDYEVRFIEFMPLDADRSWDAGQVLTGEEIRAAIEAEHPLVPCPRERHSTARVYRFADGRGRIGFVNPVSEPFCADCNRIRLTADGRLRTCLFSLGETDLRGPLREGADDDELERIVRAAVWRKELKHRVNEPGFVQPERTMSAIGG is encoded by the coding sequence ATGGTGCGCGAGCAGCTCAGAGACGGCCACGGCCGGGACATCGGCGACGTCCGCGTCTCCGTGACCGACCGCTGCAACTTCCGCTGCCAGTACTGCATGCCGGCGGACGGCCTGCCCTGGCTGGAGCGGGAGGAGATCCTGAGCTTCGAGGAGATCGGCCGGCTCGTCGGCCTGTTGGCCTCGATGGGTGTCGGCAGCGTGCGACTGACCGGCGGCGAGCCGCTGGTTCGCCGCGACCTGCCGCGCCTGGCCAAGCTGCTGCGCTCGACGCCGGGCGTCGAGGAGCTGGCGCTGACCACCAACGGCTACCTGCTCGAACGCCACGCTGCGGCGCTGGTCGGCGCCGGGGTCGACCGCTTCAACGTCTCGATCGACTCGCTGCAGCGCGACCGCTTCTACGCGTTGACCCGGCGCGACGCGTTGCCGCAGGTCCTGCGCGGGCTGGCGGCGCTGGCCGCGCTCCCGCAGGCGCACCCGGTCAAGGTCAACGCGGTCGGCATCCGCGGCTTCACGGAGACCGAGGCGATTCCCTTCGCCCGCTTCGCCCGTGAGCACGACTACGAGGTCCGCTTCATCGAGTTCATGCCGCTCGACGCCGACCGCAGCTGGGACGCCGGCCAGGTGCTCACTGGTGAGGAAATCCGGGCCGCGATCGAAGCCGAGCACCCGCTCGTCCCCTGCCCGCGTGAGCGCCACTCGACCGCCCGCGTCTACCGCTTCGCCGACGGGCGCGGCCGGATCGGCTTCGTCAACCCCGTCTCCGAACCGTTCTGCGCGGACTGCAACCGGATTCGTCTCACCGCCGACGGCCGGCTCCGAACCTGCCTCTTCTCGCTCGGCGAGACCGATCTGCGCGGACCGCTGCGGGAGGGAGCCGACGACGACGAGCTGGAGCGGATCGTGCGCGCGGCGGTCTGGCGCAAGGAGCTCAAGCACCGGGTCAACGAGCCCGGGTTCGTGCAGCCGGAGCGAACGATGTCGGCGATCGGCGGATGA
- a CDS encoding (2Fe-2S)-binding protein, giving the protein MSVTINERPFEAEVDERTLLIDLIRDEAGLTGTHAGCWEARCGCCAVLVDGGSVKSCNVLALQVDGAHITTVEGLAREELLPFGDGAGVPVEARGVDVGSLHPLQAAFRDHGAVQCGFCTPGMLLVLVDLLDRNPDPTDEEVREAIRGNLCRCTGYQKIVEAALDAAQRLRAARSVASGS; this is encoded by the coding sequence GTGTCGGTAACCATCAACGAGCGTCCGTTCGAGGCGGAGGTCGACGAGCGCACGCTGCTGATCGACCTGATTCGCGACGAGGCCGGGCTCACCGGAACGCATGCCGGCTGCTGGGAGGCGCGCTGCGGCTGCTGCGCCGTGCTGGTCGACGGCGGCTCGGTGAAGTCCTGCAACGTCCTCGCCCTCCAGGTCGACGGAGCGCACATCACCACCGTCGAGGGCCTGGCGCGCGAGGAGCTGCTGCCGTTCGGTGACGGCGCCGGTGTGCCGGTCGAGGCGCGCGGCGTCGACGTCGGGTCCCTGCACCCGCTGCAGGCCGCGTTCCGCGACCACGGCGCCGTGCAGTGCGGCTTCTGCACGCCGGGCATGCTGTTGGTGCTGGTCGACCTGCTCGACCGCAACCCGGATCCCACCGATGAGGAGGTCCGCGAGGCGATCCGCGGCAACCTGTGTCGCTGCACCGGCTATCAGAAGATCGTCGAGGCGGCGCTCGACGCCGCTCAGCGCCTGCGGGCGGCCCGCTCGGTGGCGAGCGGCTCATGA